In Marasmius oreades isolate 03SP1 chromosome 3, whole genome shotgun sequence, a single window of DNA contains:
- a CDS encoding uncharacterized protein (MEROPS:MER0017240) — translation MPGFSTLLGKLIIHGQKLVIYPAAFETRQERLTAYEFPSDLPHEDVELTTSDGLTLKCLLLRAGQRSRLSLQSELGIGNDLDTGHHGHWQLEPEGHPRATVIMFHGNGYHVWHHAFSGARFVELGCDVLLVSYRGYGFSDGTPSEKGLQRDSQAALEYVLAHPELNKRPIIVHGHSLGGAVSIDLVRRNPDNTHALIIENTFISIPAVAKDLPGIRHLTFAINQTWESQHRIATIPRSIPILMFSGTDDEVVPPSHMKKLWEISRTRRRSQEEKHSSISCFGNKAFSSGKEGDEDDYGVGETGDRDNTEFDVYKIIRDGTHADTWARPGYWSTINEFLSSLAKLNSSS, via the exons ATGCCGGGCTTTTCCACACTCCTAGGAAAA CTCATTATACATGGCCAGAAACTCGTGATTTATCCCGCCGCCTTTGAAACGCGGCAAGAAAGAC TTACAGCTTACGAGTTTCCTTCAGACTTACCGCACGAAGATGTGGAATTGACGACATCGGATGGGTTAACATTAAAGTGTCTTCTGTTGCGTGCTGGACAGAGAAGTCGACTGAGTCTGCAATCGGAGCTCGGCATTGGTAATGACCTTGATACCGGTCATCATGGTCATTGGCAG CTAGAGCCAGAAGGTCATCCTCGTGCGACTGTGATAATGTTTCACGGCAACGGTTATCATGTCTGGCACCATGCATTCAGTGGGGCAAGGTTCGTAGAACTTGGATGCGATGTTCTGCTAGTCAGCTACAGAGG CTATGGTTTTTCAGACGGAACACCATCAGAGAAAG GCCTTCAAAGAGACTCTCAAGCTGCATTAGAATATGTCTTGGCTCACCCAGAACTAAACAAAAGACCTATA ATTGTTCACGGCCATTCTCTTGGAGGCGCCGTGTCAATTGACCTTGTCCGACGCAATCCTGACAAC ACCCACGCCCTCATAATTGAGAACACTTTTATCTCCATACCAGCGGTCGCAAAGGACCTTCCTGGTATACGCCACCTCACCTTTGCAATAAACCAAACATGGGAATCGCAACATAGAATCGCCACCATACCAAGATCAATACCTATTCTTATGTTCTCTGGGACGGATGATGAAGTAGTCCCGCCGTCCCACATGAAGAAGCTATGGGAGATTTCGAGAACGAGGCGGAGAAGTCAAGAAGAGAAGCATTCGTCGATCTCCTGCTTTGGGAACAAGGCCTTTTCCTCGGGGAAGGAGggcgacgaagacgactATGGTGTCGGCGAAACAGGCGACAGAGATAATACTGAATTCGATGTTTATAAAATTATTCGCGATGGCACTCATG CTGATACGTGGGCTAGACCTGGCTACTGGTCTACTATCAACGAATTCCTGTCGAGTCTCGCAAAATTGAACTCTTCAAGTTGA